AGGTTTGTAATCATCGGTTTCAAGTTTGAAcgtaatttattttatcaatcaTGTAATTAACTCGTTcgttaacccttttattttaactttcctGTTTTAGAACCAGCGCTTCGGAAGGATTGTCGCTAGGCTGCGTATCGTCGGTGTTTTTAGGAGGAAACCAAATAAAGTCTCAGTCgttttcgctgttttggttttcttgCCTTTATAAGACCTGTCGCATTCGTTGCACCACAGCGCCATTGCGAAATGCCTCGTATCAATCGTGTTTTGTCATTCACAATGATCATCAACGAGAAGAAAACGAAATCAATGCTTATTAAAGGCAAGAGACTGAGAAAACGCATGGAAAAGCAACATCTAGCACAAAACAGCAGTGTAGATCAACTGTCTATAATTCTCAACAATTCACCAATTGAGAATGTCCATTCACACAAAATCCTGGGAATCGAGGTTGATGAAGATCTTGACTTCACAAATCATTGTGAAATCCTTGCTAGAAAGATTTCAAAACGAATTGGCCTGCTGAAACATATTAGCCCATATCTGAGGAGAAACCAAAGAGAAATTTACTATAAAGCAGTGATTAAGCCTGTTATTCTTTATGGTGCCAATATATGGACATCAACATCAAaaggaaatataaatagcaTCTTTAAGTTACAGAAAAGAGCAGCAAGAATCATCTTGGACGCTGAACCCCGCTCTCGTTCTGTTTCACTGTTTAACTTATTAAACTGGATACCATTTTACCATGAATCTTATGCAATTAGAAGTTCTTTACTCCTTAAGAGAATCTTAGGAATGACGCCGGTCTACCTGAAGCAAATGCTAAAGTTAAACTCTGACACCCACAATAGAAGTACCCGCTTTAGTAACTTAAATTTTAATTGTCCACGTTATAAAAATGAAACTGAAGGTGGGCGAACATTTACTGTACGATCAATTAAAGAATGGAATAACCTGGATAAAGACTTAAAAGAACTAAAGAGTGCTAAAgccttgaaaaagaaagttataAACAATTTACTTAGCAAACAAAATAGTAACATgaattttctataatttggataatgaaattttttgtatgtttttattATTAAGATTATGATGTATATATGTACTTTTCTAATATGTTTTTAACTTATATATATCACCTTGTTATTATCTTCATTTGTGTTAACCTTGTGTCTAGATTACTTTATAGAGGGCCACAGGGTCATCAGTTATACTTAAACTGTTACGTGCTACCCTCTTAAAATAAagtcattaccattaccatatTTTCAAAGGATAATCCGCTAGCTTTATAATTCGGGGGCAGAAGGCTCGGAAGACCGATAAAAGTATCGGGGATTGGAACACTGACGGATGTTGTGTaacgcgaaatttgaaaacggaCACGGGCGCCTCGGAAACTTCACAATGGCGATATTTTAATGCATAAACATGCAATTACGTTtcaaataaagtaaaaaataccTTTTAAGACACTAAATATCCGATAAATATTTACTGAATTCGTTTATTTCACGAATGATGACCTCGAAGTCTCGTTTTCAACGATACTGGTGTTCCTCCTATCATGACCgttggtcgccattttgatttctttgcTTGCTCGAACTCCAGCAGGGGGAGGAGCTATTCCTTATATAgcgcgtcttcgtgtttaaagaACTCGAACAAAGTAGCCTGTTTGATCTTTATGTGTGAGGCATTGAAAGCATTGAATGATACCGACTGGAAACAATTCCGAATACACGACCAACAATGTTTGACGTGGTGTCCACCCGTGGGCGATCACAGATGCAAATCACTTCATCATCCCTTAGACATAATAAAGTCTTTGGATATGAAGCTTAAAATGGTCAAATTCATAAGATCCGACGGCGCATTTGCAACTTGGTTAAAAAAAGTCACTGAACGCAGAATGGAAATCGACGAGAAAGTAAAGATATGGACCCAACAATTACAAGACAAAACAAATGGGATTGATCTGGATTTTCTGGGGCGTTTCTTAAACCAACTCACTGAGACGTTGCCCTGGTTAGTTTAGTTGCGTTACAGCCTTGAATTAATAGGACAAACTCATACCATAAACGAAAAGACTTAAAAAACAGTGGCAAAGCCATCTTCTGCTCAGCTTGAGAGAAATATTTTGATATATGCCTTACAAGAACTCGACTCTGGTTAGggcaacaaaattttttttaaaaactgtacGTTGCCAGCAGACATTCCAGAGTTTGTAAGTGAATCCGTGTTGTAGAGACCGTTTCAAGTAGTGCTAAAAGAATCACAATCAGAAAAGATATACGTCTCTTGGAAAAAGATCATGTTGAAACTGCACGAATCTTTAAACGTCAAAGTTTTAACAGACCAGGTTTTGATGAGAGCAATGCTGGCTTGCAAGATTTTGATTCTTCTTGAATTGAAAAACGGTAGTAAAGTattcaaaataaacaacagaGGAAGGTTGTTGTTGGATAAAGTTTTTCCTTGTAAGCTTCAAACTACGAAAGCCTGGCCAGCAAGCGCTACATGTATGTGCCTGTATGTAATCTTTGAATGGATACAATGGAACAATTTGGTTCAGACAGCTGTAGACAAATTTATatcccaaaacaaaagaactgttcaaGATTTTGGATATCATTTGAAGGAAGTGGAGATTCGTTCGCCTGAAAGTATAACAATCAAG
Above is a window of Montipora capricornis isolate CH-2021 chromosome 6, ASM3666992v2, whole genome shotgun sequence DNA encoding:
- the LOC138053416 gene encoding uncharacterized protein, with product MPRINRVLSFTMIINEKKTKSMLIKGKRLRKRMEKQHLAQNSSVDQLSIILNNSPIENVHSHKILGIEVDEDLDFTNHCEILARKISKRIGLLKHISPYLRRNQREIYYKAVIKPVILYGANIWTSTSKGNINSIFKLQKRAARIILDAEPRSRSVSLFNLLNWIPFYHESYAIRSSLLLKRILGMTPVYLKQMLKLNSDTHNRSTRFSNLNFNCPRYKNETEGGRTFTVRSIKEWNNLDKDLKELKSAKALKKKVINNLLSKQNSNMNFL